Sequence from the Phragmites australis chromosome 6, lpPhrAust1.1, whole genome shotgun sequence genome:
GGCGGGAGAGACGAGCGACTCGCAAACCAGTGGCGCAGCCAGCGACCCGTAGGAGACTATCCAGCCGAGCAGCAGTTCCCTTGGCGCCAACGCTAGCAAATTGGATCAATGAAGCTAGAGGGCGTTCTAgtatctctcttcttctctgtaCCCTGTAGGTCAGCACTTGATAGTTTTGGTGCGTATGGTGTCGCTGAAACCAAAATTTAGCAGCAATGCAGCAAATTAAATTGTGATTCTTTGTGAAACTAGTAGAGAACGAGTTATTTGTGAAACTAGTAGAGAACGAGTTATGTTTTGACATCCATATTGATATTTAATTGCATGTCAATCAATTTAGCAAAAGAAAATTTTTTAAGGCAAATTTTAGCTATGGAGTATGCCTCACTTGTGAAGGATATACCTAAACAGACCTGTACCGTGTGGTGCCAGGCAGTCTGTGTAAAACTAAATACTCCTAATAAAAGATGCAATCCGAGAATCAACACGAAACCTCTCACAcccaaaacgaaaatcatacCACTAGACCAAATGCCCTTGCCTGATTTCTGTAATTATACTTCCTAGTAGATCCCGAACTACCGCTGCCATCCCGTCTCCTGTAGAATGAAAACAGGAGGCGTCTGCGTCACAACTCACATACCGCTTTTGCACTGCAAACGAGTTAAAAACATCAAACAGTAGAGGGTGGATCATTCGAACAGGGTATGGTGACGGGGCCCACTGAATTGCCCCTCGATTCAAAGGAGAAGAACACGTAACTGTGACGCAAGCAAATTTCACGCAGTTTCAACAACCTGCCAGTATCGCGTGGTCTTCCATTCCAGCACGTTTGTTCACGAGCTTCAACAACCTGCCAGTCATCGCCTGATCGGTGGCAGTTTTTCCACGATTGCGATTTGCCGTCGCTTTCCCGTGCCGGGCCCGCGTTTCCTTCTCCCCACACATACGGAGGCCGCCAGCCCAGAAGGTTACCGATCAGTCCAGAACGAATcagttcatttttttatttttatactgttttattaaaaatttaaatacataGATTTTTCGTagcaaaaattacaaaactagacgtaTGCAGCTCCCTGGAGAgttgcagccctctgagagggcgggtagaggtccttaccgctctctcagagggcAGTAAGAGGCTTCCCGCCCGCGccgctcggccttcaccctccTCCAGCCTCTTCTATAAAAAGGACTAAAATTAGCTCAAAATCccattttattcagaaaaaagaaaaagttatgaacagggaggagaagagaggagaggagaagggaggaagagagcccgGTGAATCCCTACTGCATTTGAGCCACGgatttgaagattattttcgggtaagtcttttttctttttattattgttaattaatgcagtagtagtatatgacatatgTTTTAGATATgtatgatctagggtttagaaaattctatgtttaatagaaaattatcaaatttacttagaaaattgtatgatagcagtgaaatatagaatattatttttactatattaggTTTGGAAATGTAGATTTTATTGAATAATAATTGTAGTGTTGTAATGTGCGACATAGGAGGTAGCActatatgataatttgcgaacctaggatgtagcatttagaaaatggtagcgTTTAATTTGCACACGGTACAATAGGTAGTAaatatagattgtatagagtgatATTTATAGGGTAGTTTGGTTAGGActattattgaaaacctattgttatgtatgaatcagtgtcggtaaattattttattcgataattagaaatatagtttgtcggtcttaacattggttatgtttgcgggtgtttctagggatggcagataaattaatttttcaaacATATTATGGTGATGGTAAAATTAGgtatggtcctaacggtgtagatctgtctggatttcgtcatgtcatgaagagTCTTactaaagctaatgagaggaccattatgggtgtgtgcaaatggcttaTGCAGCTTTTCCAACTGGATTCGCAGCAACATGAGGTGAAGTTGAAAGccgtcctcagccgtgctagtcatggatactttggtgagcttgttcccatcgaagccacatcaacttgaaggcagtatatagatatatattgtgaacgtggcctgccgctgGTTTaattagctgaggcgtaccctaaagatcaaactgaggtgaactctgcggaagcagtagcatgaccaagtgaggcagtggaagatgaatcagagcaggctaatgtcgggtccagagaggatgttggtgatattccagagctgcaaccgatgggtgtagctgatgaaggggagcacatccctagcatcattgaagagatggagttggaggatgaagagttggaggaaggccttgccgatgaggattcatctgacgatgagggtaatgctccagttcctgcagagtggagggatcatgaattttcgaagctggtgattagcgaggctgaccagacaccgtggcagtaccatgagaacgaggtgtcacagggtgctatgtaccctacaaaggaaaCAGTTATTAATGCAGTAAAATTTTGGTCATTGTCTCTTCGGaagcaattcaaggttgttaaatccagtaaaagggagtacgatgagAAGTGTGTGGTGCCGCAGTGTCCTCCACtctgaggaaatagagttcgcccaccgaaACTTGTCATTTgccttcattgcaaatgttatgtacggggagattgtggacaacctaaggtatgagccacaatcaataatccgtgctattgagcaaatgttccagtacacaataaactatgcgaatgAATGGatggcgaaacaaaaggctattgatatgaggttcggaacatatgaagatgtatatcacaatctacctcgtcaattagccacaatttgtggaaggaacccaggcagctactatgatatcaagcattacccctctactgatgtggagtacaacgggaaaaagagtgttgcagcatGCTTTCTTTGTATTCGCCGCAACTATCAAAGTATTTCGatattgtcgacccatcatatgcttagatggaacattcctgactgggaagtacaaagagCAGATATtatctgcaattggggtcgacggtaacaaccaaatcctgccactagggtttgctttcgtggagagtgagaacgggacaactggtattggttcctagagcgggtcaaacatgctattgttcttgaccgacatgatgtgtgtctcattcatgatagacatgcaagaTTGTTGCAGGTTTTGCTGGATATAcaacatggtagtgttcgacgaggtgtagcagcacagtggcccaATCTTAAaaacaggtggtgcatgcgccatacgggtgcaaacttctacagacagtttaaaaacaaatagttaatgaagcttttcaaaaagttgtgcagtcaaaaccagcaacatAAGTTCAATGCGCTATGGGCctgacttgatgaactgactctaaaacaaacagcggagactgcacctaacggtgatgaaccgatagctctcggacctcttccaacagatactccgcaGAGAGTAAGGAGATCAGGTTaagctattaggagcttctcacagtggatacgtaatgagccaaatgaaaaatgggctttgttgtatgacagtggtggtgcaaagtatggagtaatgactacaaatcttgcagaggtttataactggatCATGccaggaatgaggtccctaccactagttggaattgtagaaggcattttgcatgggacttgtaagtattttattgattggtatgcagctgctaagaaTGTAAttgaggacaatcgtatgcttttaTGGatagatgctatgtgagtacatggagaaggccaataagaaggcccacatgcatcgcacaaatcaagaggggactgcggagcataggttcagtgtcctgtgccgggataagggtcaGAGGGgggaagacgtgagcggcatgttcaagagtgtgtgctaaggagtgtgACATGTATCTGTAGTTTGCCAGAAGCCaaaattactccacaaaccttgtacacacgtcatagatGCGTGTGCAGAGCATCATATGCTTTCCAcacaatatgtttcaaagtattaaatgaaagatcaaatactgaacacctAGAATTATGaactgtatggttacggcattgttgacacttttacaagtaatccagggcctgtaagaatatatgtgcctgatttggaaaagatgaagaatgcACCTGGCCGAAGataaactcgtcggattcgcaacgatatagATGAATCTGAGGCTAgccctagggtcaagcgatgcagtcagtgcaataaaacaggtcacacgtacaagtattgtcccaaaaatacacctggtgatgcacctgttgtctaggtgagttttatggtGCGTTGTGCTCGATTTGTACCATTTGAACCTTCATTTGTAGGTAACTGTCGCAATgtgttaatgttgcatatagtgatatagtgaatttacattcaaagtatattgttattgtctatatctaacaatgcattaatgtacatgtctttcaaatgcagatatggtgGACCCTGCGACCCCTGAGCTTctagaccctgcagtggacaagaagcatcgcagcttcttatccgccgagcaccagacggagctaggagtgtttcgatcacggggccctggagagctgcttacgatagacgagcgatggaagcacaggtacttcgataatttcatacgaaattgccatatcactgatgtaattctatattattgatatactgcaatacttttaggttggcagcggcgggaCTCCTACAGTTTTGCCGGTTGGTTGAGGCctgatcgacggagaaccctgaggcagcggcgcgtcgtttctactttgacCGGTCACTGATAGCAGCCCTggtcgaccgatggaggccAGAGACACATACGTTACATCTCTCGTGCGGCGAGATGACCTCGATCTtacaggacgtagcctacctcttaggcctaccttgcgcgggagctgtgGTTGAGGTCATCgatatggatgctgactggatcaacgtcatgcatcagcgctttggcccggtgGAGCGGAAGGCGGATGCACCCctctacgtgcctgagttcttgtctgatgcacgagggccaacgaagaagtggatcctacagtttcagGTTCGGTACAATACAACCTATCATTTACTATTCTAGTATGTAGTAATGATCGTTTTTAACACCAGTCAtatttgcagccggcgtacatacaccctcatgccaacgcatacgcggtctccatgcatttggaggcctttctgctttggttgtttgggtgggttatgttcaccagcggtcaaggccacctggttgcgaGGACGCTTGTGCCATACGCCAGGTTGATAGTGGATgctgatggcgaggaggtaccgcagttcagttgggcatccgctgtccttgctgcgacgtatcgggcacTCTGCAACGCGTGCACGAAgaaagagccactagccacttttgccgggtgtccacttcttctgcagttGTGGTCCTACGAGCGTTTCGCCATAGGCAAGtcggtggtggaccgctccccgtaccccgAGGAATGGTACGGTGAGCCGGACGAGGACGTGCCTactatggcctcgatgtggtaCCGTCGTCGGGTACGTATTTTATATTAACACTTTCGTTCGCACGCTTGTTCCCTCTAATGATTTGTAACGATATTTGTTacgcagccacactgggcgcatgagcagcctcgcagcgcttacgagcattttcggACCCAGTTCAACAAGCTACGTCCGGACGACATGGTATGAGAGCCTTACAACATCTTGGCCGTGCAAGGGCGTACAGGTTTGCGTTTGTTACCGTTGTGTACCCACGATGAGGATTACTGGCTCACGAAGGCgccgcttgtcttcgacatctacgtcgaggaatACTCATTGCACCGCGTCAtacggcagtttggccgtcaccaggcattccctctcgtccacattcgtACCATCCccgtgcacgtccacaggtacatatgcaaaattaaagTTTTCGTAACCTTCGTTTTTCTGTGACGTACATTTACCATGGTTCAATTGCAAGTACACACGCAAAGGCCAGccggctggcaacctctgggcagatcgcttggccccttacgtggaaGCATGGACCTAAACGctacaggatgtcgtggaggaggcccGTTCCCACAACGAGCGGAACTTCAatgagtacctacggtggtacgttccACATACACgcacacgggtcacctacacccttGAGGGTGTCCAGCCCCACATCATGTCGACAATGGAGGCATACCCGGTGTATTGGGACaaggacgctgcattagcggtaaGTTTTCCTTTgaagtcagtagtccatactcaaCAAACAAAACCGTATATTGTAATTGTTTTTTcctgttcgtatccgcaggcagatatcatttatgatgtacataAGGATGCAGTTGGTGTCATGGACCGCCTCCGGCAAGGGCAgcacctcagtgcgtcggatgttgtaagcttcatcaagcgggttttcgacaagaccgcgCACGCCTTAAAGCTTACCTCCTGCCGatccaccacagatgtagcaggggcgcctcccaggtctagtGGTGTCCACGCCAAGTTGTCTCGGCGGTCAGATGTGCACCACCATTCATCCGTGtcgcacccacacgaccccttttaccacgtcatgCAGGCTCGGAGCAAATTGGTacgaattttttattttgaactaTATTCAACAATATTCGTTACTTACTACTGtattgattattaaactttcattaggtgcacctacacaagccTCGACACAGCCTCGTAgaccgagccctgtgcgtccaccctcaggtactggccGCCCCCTTCATCCCAGTTTTCaatactttcagcaaattaAGGTAATATTGTGCACATGTTACTTCAGTGATGAGGCCGGTTCGTCTTCAGCGGCCCCACGCTCGACCCTACCCGTATcgttcgagccatactacggcacgaCAACCTgatcttcttctgctgcaccgacataccacgcaggtacaattgtacaatttttactactacttccaataccacattgtttgtatctaacataattatttgttcgtagacccctccagccagtacacatggacgccaggagagccttcacagtcctcctaccctagtcaggaggatgaggctagCCCGAACGCCGCATATGACCTCGTCcatgacttcttcgggggcacacctgactatgACGTTCTCCAGCGATCCCAGATACCTAGTGCTCCCCTTCAGACACAGCCTATGTAGGACGAgacctcgacaccggtgctccctgctaggcctaccagacaggtcGGTCCACTCGACCCcccacctactccaggggtcatgtgagggttaaccagcggtatcgggaccacgatgggggggcacgggcgacggcaacgagggaggcagcagtagaattttagattttatgtaacttacatatgcatattcgcttcacgatgtactcctacgtattcagacacgtttactctttatggtccacttagcatgtcgtaactgtATTTCATATTCCAAAACGATGGAATCCTAGTTGTATTTCTTAATCCGACACGACCACAAGCTACATTCTATCGTCGTCATTATATCTTACAAGTAACTTATGCAACGAGTGATACCTCGCTTACTCTGTTGggagtgtaactttaatcacgATGTGACCACATTACTAAACATTACTAAAATTTTAGGAATTTCGAAGGGGCGAGATGcctaattatatattttttcattaacaTGTGAGGCTTATAAAATAAAGAATAAAAAGATCgaaattttagttaaaatttacgAATTTcgatattaaaaattataaaataaaattaaaattttacaaCTAGCCTTAgcagaataaaaaaataaacaccaaattaaaaaaatcctaacaAAACAATCTATTTATACTATCCCATTTAATTGGATAGGATCCAATTATAAATGCGGCCGTGCGGGGACACCACGCTCCCGCATTCTCTCCACTCATTCCGTCTTCGTCGGAAGCAGCAGCGCACGCacgggggagagagagagagagagggaaaggggGTCGAGAAGACCGTAGGAGGCGATGGGGCTGGGCGTGCGGGCGCTGTCGTTCACGTACGTGGCTCACGCGCTggccgtggtggcggcggccatggtgCTGGTCTGGTGCATCCACTTCCGCGGCGGGCTCGCCTTCGAGGCCACCAACAAGAACCTCATCTTCAACGTGAGTACTACTCGCTCCCTGTTCTCTAGGGCTCTCTCCCCGAGCTCTTGGATTGGACGCGGACAATTTGGATGGTGcgatgttttttatttttgctttgtCATGTAAACAGAAAATTTGATGTCGCGTCGAGTCGGGGTAGGTAGCTCCATGAAGAAGAAAGTACAGAAATTTGACCGCAGATTGAAAGGTGAAAATGATAGAGTGTATATGGCAGGTTTGGTTTGTTTGAGATTAACGGATGGACAACTGTTAAGCCATATGAAGGCTCTGTTACTTGTGTGAAGGACATCTTAAGAGTTATGACTGACTGTGTTTGCGACCTTGCGTTATACCTAGGTCAATAATCATTTCGAGCCATGATTAATCAGCATATGCTTATTTGACCAAAGCATCGCAAACGTTAATTTCTGTTTGATGGATGAGGGCCATGAAGCACTTAGTAGGACCCATGCTGTTTCAGACTTTGAGCTGTGCATCAGAGTTTCCATGGAAGTTGCTTAGGAAGTTAGAATGTTCTGAAGGGGTGACAACTCGACAAGAGCTACAATAGTGAGAAGAGGGTTCTTGGTTACGATTACGAGTAGGCACTAGCATTGTTTACTCtatttggttttggtttgggaTTGAGTGATGAATGCTCTTACACCTTTGTTGGTCAACACTCAAATGCACACCATTGTTGGCCGTCtgatgggaaaggagagaggactCCGAAATGGTGGTTTGATGCTGAATATATATCAAAAGAAATGGAGCACTGTTAAAAGCACTTGTATTGTAAGTGTGCATGTGCATCTGAAAACAGGCTCTCTGTTTAAGTGTTGATCTATACACGCCTTGCGATAGTCTCTAACACATCTGAAGATTGGCTAACTTAAGTGTGAGTGTGTGACATGGTCTGTGTTTGTTTAGCTGAAAGTTTGTAGGCTCTTAAGTTTTTGAATCAAGGTAGTAAATAGGATATGTAGCCGCACATGGcccttttaaaattttaaaccCTCTCTGTTTTTTCCACTTAAACCGTTATATGACTTCCAAAGGCTCTCCATGAGATATACAGTTTCTTAATAATTTGTTTGATCTGTACTCTTTACTGGTTCACTATAATTAATTGGTTACATTAGCATTTCAAAACCCGTCACATCTTGAATATTTCTGATGTTGAGATATTGCAGCTTCACCCTGTTCTTATGCTCATCGGTTTTATTATTCTCGGCAGTGAAGGTAATGTCAAGAATGTTTTCAGCTCTCTGGCACATGATCAAAATTTCCAGTTTTGTAATATCTCATCATGTTGGCAGCTATAATGATATACAAAGTGCTTCCTACGTTGAACCATGACACAACTAAGCTGATCCATCTGATTCTCCACACAATTGCGCTTGTGCTTGGTGCGTTTGGAATATACTGTGCTTTCAAAAATCACAATGAAAGTGGAATTGCCAATCTGTACAGTCTGCACTCTTGGCTTGGGATCGGGACAATTAGTTTATATGGTATCCAGGTAAGACCATACATATGATTGCAAACTTAGATTCCTTTTATTACTATGATTTGATAGACTAGTGAAGTTGTCatgaattgatatttttttcaaaagaactTCCTTTTATAACTTTGAGTTGGTACTTCATAGAGTACTGCAGTTATTACgaattgaaatattttttctaaaaaaataaatgtttgaCACAATTTACTTCCCATAGAACTGATACAGAAGATTTTGTGACTTTTTAATCACGATGTATCATGGCATTCATGTATCTTTGAGTGAATCAATATTCTTGTGTGGTTGTCACAAACCTATTTATAAGCTTCATACTTGATCCTTGTATACAGTTTAATGTTAGCAACCAACCGTCATGAAAAACTGGATTCGTTTCAGAGCTAAATGATGGCATAATGCAAGTACTGAACTGATTCTCTGAGAAATTACATTGTACTTTGAAGTCTGCCCATGAATATATGATACAGAAAAGACATTTTATTGTTTTATCAGCGTTGGAGTATGTTCTTACATTTGCCTTATCTATCACAGTGGATATTCGGATTCATTGCATTTTTCTTCCCTGGTGCTGCACCAAATGTGAGGAAGGGCGTTCTTCCTTGGCACGTATTGTTTGGGATCTTCGTCTACATTTTAGCGCTGGCTACTGCACAACTCGGCTTTCTGGAGAAGCTCACTTTCCTCGAGAGCTCAGGCCTTGACAAATATGGCGCAGAGGCATTTTTGGTGAATTTCACTGCATTGGTAGTCGTGCTATTTGGTGCTTCTGTCGTGGTAGCTGCTGTAGCTCCAGCTCGCCTGGAAGAACCACAGGGTTACGCTCCAATCCCAGAAAACTAGTACATATGAAATGTATAGCATATTGCCAGGATTTGTTGTTACCATAGGGATATAAGATATTCGTACCGCTCCCTTCAAAGAAAAGATTATACTGGAATCATCACAATAAGAAGATAGTGCATCTTCattgtgtgtgtatatacattATGTGATACTTCACATATCAATATATGAAGCTACCATGCAAGACCGAATATCCTACtttataaatgttttgtttCTATTGTTTTGCTGGTTTTCATTACAAACTGAACTGATTTTTTATTGTAGTTCAGAAGCAGGTACTGAAACTGCCTTACAGAAAGTGAGAGATGTTATCATATCGAGTTGCTTGTTGTCTCGATTACCATATATTTGCTGCGATTATTTGGCTAATGGTTTGTTGTAATCCATGGGACAAGCATAGCGGAGGTATGCTTTATCCACTATGCTTTATCTAATTGCAATCAGATAGGACGGTAGCATATTTGTCAATTGGGACTGTATGTGATGTACCGCTTATTTAAGACCCTAGATAGTGATGTGATGGGGAAACGAGGATTCACCATGAAGGTACGTCCATTTCTGTCTAGAGAAATTTGATAGCGTCCTAGTCGATTCTTAATTATAAGCAACTGTACCAGACAGCAATATGGACTTCAATATATTCCAAAAACCTGATGCTAAAACTGTTACTTTACAATTGTTAGGGTAGCCACGTGCCGGAGGATAGTTGGATAGTATCGGTAATTAGGAGAGAAATTAGACTATAGATTAAAGAGATTTAAAATATTAAGAGAGATTAGATTAATTCTCTTTTACTTAATTACAATAAATATTGTGTCCTCCTTTATACAGAAGCTGACTCTAATAATTTAAACTAACAAATTATATCTCGAAAAGAAGCCTACATAACTCCTTAAACTATATACCAGTGTATGCTTAAAATCATAAACTGTAAAACCAGGTATGTTTTACCTTAAATTTTGTAAAACCATTTACTTAACCTCTAACTTGGTTTCTGAGGCTGGCACTGGTATTGTTCACGACGGCCAGGGCGGGTGGACCGGGTGCACACAACCATGAAGGGGCTCGGAGCCGGTCGGGCTAGAGGTTGAAGAAGAGCTCCATCCGACGGTCGGTGACACTCGGAATGGGGCTGCTATTCCCCGGTGACTTTGAGCGAACTAGGACCACTGGGAGACGGAGGGGAACAAGGGGAAGCTACGGAGCAGCTCGAATGAACTCGTCGGTGATCGAGGGAGGCCGACGATGACGGCGTGGTTACTTTGGGCTGCGACATGGCCCCGACAGGAGAGAGCAATTGGGGTCAAATGGTTCAGGCCGAAGCTTCTTTGGGGCAACACAACGGGATGCTAATGGTCAGCCGAGGCCAATTCGCCGACGGTGAGCAACGGTGGCTGGAACAGGGCACATGACGCGGGAAGGAAGGGGAGGGACATAGGCCGAATTGGCGTCTCAGGGAGTTGGATAGAGTGGTAGGGACGACGGAGGAGAAGGGGGTTTAGACGGGAGCTCACCGACGAGGAGAATCGGGCTCGACGGTGGTGGGCGGCCGAAATTAGGTGTTTCTGCCTCGATGCGAACTGGGTTCAGTTATGGGCCAAAATGGAATCACCGTGACGGGAGGACCACGATGCCAGGGTTAGTTTGGTGAATGATGCAGTGTGGCAGCGTCGGCAGTGGTTGccgaagatggagaagagaagaaggaagcAACGGCTGTTGTTCTGCATTCGAGCTCGGGcaggaagaaggaaaagaaggggAGGGGTCGAGGTGCTCATCTCGTGCACAAGTGCATTCGAGCCTACGAGCAGAAGCTTGGGCGTTGTGGACCATGCGCACACCAGAGGGGCCGAGGTTGGCTAGAGAAAGAAGATGAACAGGACAACCCCTCCGCCCAAACTTAGACCGTGGTGAGCATCACCGGCCATCCTTCGAGCTTCTGTGTGCATGAATTTGGCGATGGCCCGCAGTCGGCGTGGCAATCCACGTGCACCGGGTTTAGTCGCGCCGCCGTGaatagtatcagtgccagtgtGGATGATAGCGAGGCAAAAACTGTCTCAGAAAACAGGTTAGAAGTTTAAAATTTACAGTATTTGGTTTTGTAGTTTAAGGTTTTAAGTATATATCAGTCGATAGGTAAAGGTTACCTAgaccttttttttcttatatttcTTAGACTAACTAATAGATTTTATTTCTAACTAATTTAATTAAATTCCTAAcaacaaatcttatctctaaccttCCACTACAGTACCCGCCGGTGCTACATTAGCGTGGTTACTGATCACGCACGTGAACAAATTCGAGCTCATAGCAACAATACTTTCTGAACATCCTCAAGTCTGACCTTACTGCGACTACACACAACTTATCATGGAC
This genomic interval carries:
- the LOC133921673 gene encoding probable ascorbate-specific transmembrane electron transporter 1; this encodes MGLGVRALSFTYVAHALAVVAAAMVLVWCIHFRGGLAFEATNKNLIFNLHPVLMLIGFIILGSEAIMIYKVLPTLNHDTTKLIHLILHTIALVLGAFGIYCAFKNHNESGIANLYSLHSWLGIGTISLYGIQWIFGFIAFFFPGAAPNVRKGVLPWHVLFGIFVYILALATAQLGFLEKLTFLESSGLDKYGAEAFLVNFTALVVVLFGASVVVAAVAPARLEEPQGYAPIPEN